A window of Apium graveolens cultivar Ventura chromosome 8, ASM990537v1, whole genome shotgun sequence contains these coding sequences:
- the LOC141680263 gene encoding uncharacterized protein LOC141680263, producing MEKLVYTLILAARKLRPYFQAHRIEVRTAYPLRHNLHKPESSGRMLKWAIELGQFDLEYYPRKAIKGQALADFILEFDSEVDDKTIVLAESSSQGNSPVDEREELPHPWWILHVDGAVNYSEAGVGIVLITPEGHHLMSAIHFKFYVTNNDVEYESLINGLKIALEVGVVNLIAQSDSS from the coding sequence ATGGAGAAATTGGTGTACACCCTTATCCTTGCGGCACGAAAGTTAAGACCATATTTTCAGGCTCACCGAATAGAGGTCCGCACCGCTTATCCACTCCGGCATAATCTGCACAAACCTGAATCGTCAGGAAGAATGTtgaagtgggcaatagagctagGACAATTCGATTTGGAGTACTATCCTCGCAAGGCAATTAAAGGACAGGCGTTGGCTGATTTCATACTTGAGTTTGATTCTGAGGTAGACGACAAGACCATAGTATTGGCAGAATCTTCCTCACAAGGAAATTCTCCTGTTGATGAAAGGGAGGAACTCCCACACCCTTGGTGGATCTTACATGTTGATGGGGCCGTGAATTATAGTGAAGCAGGCGTCGGGATTGTCTTAATCACCCCGGAAGGGCATCATTTGATGAGTGCCATCCATTTCAAGTTTTATGTCACCAATAATGATGTTGAGTATGAATCTTTGATCAATGGTCTGAAAATTGCTTTGGAGGTGGGGGTGGTGAATTTAATAGCTCAGAGTGACTCTAGTTAG